In one window of Primulina tabacum isolate GXHZ01 chromosome 8, ASM2559414v2, whole genome shotgun sequence DNA:
- the LOC142553267 gene encoding SNF1-related protein kinase catalytic subunit alpha KIN10-like encodes METRGNTADSLVRNYRLGKTLGHGSFGKVKIAEHILTGYKVAIKILNRRKMKSPDMEEKVRREIKICRLFVHPHVIRLYEVIETQLDIYVVMEYVKRGELFDYIVEKGRLAEDEARHFFQQIIAGVEYCHRNMVVHRDLKPENLLLDSNGNVKLADFGLSNIMRDGHFLRTSCGSPNYAAPEVVSGKLYAGPEVDIWSCGVILYALLCGSLPFDDENIPNLFKKIKSGLYTLPSHLSHGARDLIPRMLIVDPMKRITINEIRQHPWFRFHLPRYLAVTPPNAMEHLKKLDEEIVQEVVRMEFDRGQLIESLQKRIQMILLNHIILQATVAYYLLFDNRAPISTGYLGGEFQESVETSPAVSYPEADKRSFPHHGILSPQLCRKKQWLVGLQSPAHPREIMTQILGALQGLNVRWKKVGLYNMKCILVHTFQDSKNAATNNHVTSVNANVLKPQSVVKFEIQLYKNGDVEYLLDLQRLSGSVLLFLDFCAFFMMRLHVS; translated from the exons ATGGAGACCAGAGGTAATACTGCCGATTCACTTGTGAGGAACTACCGGCTTGGAAAAACACTTGGGCATGGTTCCTTTGGGAAGGTTAAAATAGCTGAGCACATTCTGACTGGATATAAAGTGGCTATTAAAATTCTAAACCGTCGTAAAATGAAAAGCCCTGACATGGAGGAAAAAG TTAGAAGAGAAATCAAAATTTGTCGATTGTTTGTGCATCCACACGTGATACGTCTTTATGAGGTGATAGAGACACAGTTAGACATTTATGTTGTGATGGAGTATGTGAAACGTGGGGAGCTCTTTGATTATATAGTTGAAAAGGGCAGGTTAGCTGAGGATGAAGCTCGGCACTTTTTTCAGCAG ATTATTGCAGGAGTTGAGTACTGTCACAGAAACATGGTGGTTCATCGTGACCTCAAACCTGAGAACTTGCTTCTGGATTCCAATGGAAATGTGAAGCTAGCTGATTTTGGCTTGAGCAACATTATGCGGGATGGACATTTTTTGAGAACAAGTTGTGGAAGCCCAAACTATGCTGCTCCTGAG GTTGTGTCTGGAAAGCTCTATGCTGGCCCAGAGGTTGATATTTGGAGTTGTGGTGTGATTTTGTACGCTCTTCTTTGCGGTTCTCTTCCTTTTGATGATGAAAACATTCCCAACCTCTTCAAGAAAATAAAG AGCGGTTTGTATACTCTTCCAAGCCATTTGTCTCATGGAGCTCGTGATTTAATCCCAAGAATGCTGATAGTGGACCCTATGAAGAGGATAACAATCAATGAGATTCGTCAGCACCCTTGGTTTAGGTTTCATCTTCCTCGCTATTTAGCTGTTACTCCACCTAATGCAATGGAGCACCTGAAAAAG CTGGATGAAGAGATAGTTCAAGAAGTTGTTAGGATGGAATTTGACAGGGGCCAGCTGATTGAGTCGTTGCAAAAAAGGATACAAATGAT TTTACTGAATCACATTATTCTGCAGGCGACTGTGGCATACTATCTGTTATTTGACAACCGCGCCCCCATATCCACTGGATATCTTGGTGGTGAATTTCAGGAATCTGTG GAGACTTCTCCCGCTGTATCTTATCCAGAAGCTGATAAGCGCAGTTTTCCTCATCATGGGATACTGTCACCTCAATTATGCAGAAAGAAGCAATGGCTAGTTGGACTACAG TCTCCAGCTCATCCGCGGGAGATAATGACCCAAATTCTTGGAGCTTTGCAAGGACTAAATGTCAGGTGGAAGAAGGTTGGGCTCTATAACATGAAATGCATTCTTGTTCATACTTTTCAAGATTCCAAGAACGCGGCCACCAATAATCACGTAACTTCTGTCAATGCTAATGTTTTAAAGCCTCAGAGTGTTGTGAAGTTTGAAATCCAG CTATATAAAAATGGCGATGTAGAGTATTTGCTTGATCTACAGAGGCTAAGTGGTTCAGTGTTACTGTTCCTGGATTTCTGTGCTTTTTTCATGATGAGGCTTCATGTTTCTTAA